From a region of the Deltaproteobacteria bacterium genome:
- the urtE gene encoding urea ABC transporter ATP-binding subunit UrtE, whose product MLRVENLNHYYGGSHTLNDISFEIAAGSCTAVLGRNGVGKSTLLKTLMGLEGVRSGKIEFAGQDVTWAAPYVRARRGMAYVPQGRDIFPRLTVEENLLTGLAGQKIQKIAPEIYEMFPVLHTMRQRRGGDLSGGQQQQLAIGRALLTKPKLLILDEPTEGIQPSIIKDIERVIQSLAKRGDMAILLVEQYYDFARSLADQYFVMQRGVIVQRGLGVDMDKDDVRGRLAV is encoded by the coding sequence ATGCTGCGGGTGGAAAATTTAAATCATTACTATGGCGGCAGCCACACGCTGAACGACATCTCTTTTGAAATCGCCGCGGGAAGTTGCACGGCGGTGCTTGGGCGCAATGGCGTGGGCAAAAGCACGCTGTTGAAAACGTTGATGGGTTTGGAAGGGGTTCGTTCCGGCAAGATTGAGTTCGCCGGCCAAGATGTGACGTGGGCGGCGCCTTATGTACGAGCCCGGCGCGGCATGGCCTACGTGCCCCAGGGGCGAGACATTTTTCCGCGCCTAACGGTGGAGGAAAACTTGCTCACCGGGCTGGCCGGACAGAAAATTCAGAAAATCGCGCCGGAGATTTACGAAATGTTTCCGGTGCTGCATACCATGCGGCAGCGGCGCGGCGGCGATCTTTCCGGCGGCCAGCAGCAGCAACTGGCCATCGGCCGGGCGCTGCTGACCAAACCAAAATTACTGATTCTCGACGAGCCCACCGAAGGGATTCAGCCTTCGATCATCAAGGATATCGAGCGGGTGATTCAAAGCTTGGCAAAGCGCGGCGATATGGCGATCCTACTGGTCGAACAGTATTATGACTTCGCGCGCTCGCTGGCCGATCAATATTTCGTCATGCAGCGCGGCGTGATCGTGCAGCGCGGCTTGGGCGTCGACATGGATAAGGATGACGTGCGCGGCCGACTTGCGGTATGA
- the urtD gene encoding urea ABC transporter ATP-binding protein UrtD: MSTEVVNSALDGGAVASGMSHLVAADRIDVSHGVVLYLDSVTVSFDGFRALNELSLAIDAGELRCVIGPNGAGKTTMMDVITGKTAIDSGSIFLGQTIDLTQRTEYEIARLGIGRKFQKPSVFENHSVFENLDLAMDGPKGVWSTLWHRRSSEQQDRIHEMLKRINLSDRMDEPAGLLSHGQKQWLEIGMLLMQAPKILLLDEPAAGMSDEETERTAELFLSLEGEHSLIVVEHDMDFVASLKRKVTVLHEGSVLAEGSMETVQNDERVIEVYLGR, encoded by the coding sequence ATGAGCACGGAAGTTGTCAATTCCGCGCTTGACGGCGGCGCGGTGGCCAGCGGCATGAGTCATCTGGTCGCTGCCGATCGGATCGATGTTTCCCATGGCGTGGTCCTCTACCTCGACAGCGTGACGGTGAGCTTCGACGGCTTCCGCGCCCTCAACGAGCTGTCCCTCGCCATCGACGCCGGCGAGCTACGTTGCGTCATCGGTCCCAACGGCGCCGGCAAAACCACCATGATGGATGTCATCACCGGCAAAACCGCCATCGACAGCGGCAGCATTTTTCTCGGCCAGACCATCGATCTCACCCAGCGCACCGAATATGAAATCGCTCGCCTCGGCATCGGCAGAAAATTTCAAAAACCATCGGTGTTCGAGAATCACAGCGTATTTGAAAATCTCGATCTCGCCATGGACGGGCCGAAGGGCGTGTGGAGCACGCTGTGGCACCGGCGTAGCTCGGAGCAGCAAGACCGCATTCATGAAATGCTCAAACGAATTAATCTTTCGGACCGGATGGACGAACCCGCCGGGCTTTTGTCGCACGGTCAAAAGCAGTGGCTGGAAATCGGCATGCTGCTGATGCAGGCGCCGAAAATTCTCTTGCTCGACGAACCCGCCGCCGGCATGAGCGATGAAGAAACCGAGCGCACGGCGGAATTATTTTTATCGCTGGAAGGGGAGCATTCGCTGATCGTCGTCGAGCATGACATGGACTTTGTCGCCTCGCTCAAGCGCAAGGTGACCGTACTGCACGAAGGCAGCGTGCTCGCCGAGGGTTCCATGGAAACGGTGCAGAACGACGAGCGGGTGATCGAAGTTTATCTGGGACGCTGA